The following proteins come from a genomic window of Edaphobacter sp. 4G125:
- a CDS encoding cysteine desulfurase family protein, whose translation MQRIYMDANATTPLLPEVFEAMRPFYLEHYGNASSIHQQGQQARTAVDRAREAVAGMLHCRPAEVVFTSGGTESDNLALFGVLAPGDHLITTSIEHHAVLHAAQSLTSRGVEVTFLPVTPQGLVEPAELLTALKPNTRLVSIMYANNETGAIQPIDALAGIAHAGGALFHTDAVQAGGKLPLDVSPHGFLKDVDLLTLSGHKFHAPKGTGILYVRRSVQLSPMFHGGAHERQRRAGTENVPGIVGFGKAAELATEWFRADGPAKLAALRDRLEQGILSQIPETGVNGVGAPRVANTTSIHFDHVEAEALLIALDLKGLSVSGGSACQSGASEPSHVLTAMGLSATRARATLRFSLSKLTTEAEVDEALRIIPAAVAHLRELSPTYGKPAEVTA comes from the coding sequence ATGCAGCGAATCTACATGGACGCAAACGCCACCACCCCCCTACTTCCGGAGGTGTTTGAGGCGATGCGCCCCTTCTACCTCGAGCACTACGGCAACGCCAGTTCCATCCATCAGCAGGGCCAACAGGCCCGAACCGCTGTCGACCGCGCTCGCGAAGCCGTAGCCGGTATGCTGCATTGCCGTCCCGCAGAGGTCGTTTTTACCTCTGGCGGTACGGAGAGCGACAATCTCGCCCTCTTTGGGGTTCTCGCCCCGGGCGACCACCTCATCACCACCTCGATCGAGCATCACGCTGTGCTCCATGCAGCTCAGTCGCTGACCTCTCGCGGTGTAGAAGTCACCTTCCTGCCGGTAACTCCCCAGGGACTGGTTGAGCCCGCCGAGCTTCTCACCGCGCTCAAGCCTAACACCCGTCTGGTCAGCATCATGTACGCCAATAACGAGACGGGCGCCATCCAGCCCATCGATGCGCTGGCAGGAATCGCCCATGCTGGCGGAGCTCTCTTCCATACCGATGCTGTTCAGGCAGGCGGGAAGCTCCCTCTCGACGTCAGCCCCCATGGCTTCCTCAAGGACGTTGATCTGCTCACCCTCTCCGGGCACAAATTCCATGCCCCAAAGGGAACGGGCATCCTCTATGTACGCCGTAGCGTGCAGCTCTCTCCCATGTTTCATGGCGGAGCCCACGAGCGTCAGCGTCGCGCAGGTACCGAGAATGTCCCCGGTATTGTTGGGTTCGGCAAAGCTGCTGAGCTCGCGACCGAGTGGTTCAGAGCCGACGGTCCAGCCAAGCTCGCTGCCCTTCGTGATCGTCTGGAGCAAGGCATCCTCTCACAGATTCCAGAGACAGGAGTAAACGGCGTTGGAGCTCCTCGTGTGGCCAATACCACCAGCATCCATTTTGATCACGTCGAGGCTGAAGCTCTCCTGATCGCTCTCGACCTCAAGGGCCTCTCCGTCAGCGGAGGCAGCGCCTGCCAGTCCGGCGCAAGTGAACCTTCCCATGTCCTGACTGCGATGGGCCTCTCCGCTACCCGCGCACGCGCCACCCTTCGCTTTTCTCTCTCGAAGCTGACGACCGAAGCCGAGGTAGACGAAGCGCTCCGGATCATTCCAGCGGCTGTGGCTCATCTCCGCGAACTCTCGCCGACTTACGGAAAGCCCGCCGAAGTCACCGCATAA
- a CDS encoding DinB family protein — translation MMKRMIVAIALMGCCITGMRAQVPAAEAKATIEPAKSFDSVLTLFENQFMGVANAMPAEKYGFAPSAAIFVPSQKSDYLSPNNQGVRTFGQMVAHVAQANYFFASQVSGQKPDVDVKAIANMKDKDQIVAAVQGSFAFAHKAMATLTTQNAFESVTFKPLGPDATRTSVAGFLVAHGFDHYGQLAEYLRMNGIIPPASEKK, via the coding sequence ATGATGAAACGGATGATTGTCGCGATAGCTCTGATGGGTTGTTGCATCACGGGAATGCGAGCACAGGTACCTGCCGCAGAGGCGAAGGCCACGATAGAACCGGCAAAGTCGTTCGATTCGGTCCTGACTCTCTTCGAGAATCAGTTCATGGGAGTGGCGAACGCGATGCCGGCGGAGAAGTATGGTTTTGCTCCCAGCGCGGCGATCTTTGTTCCATCGCAGAAGAGCGATTACCTTTCTCCAAACAATCAGGGTGTGAGGACCTTCGGACAGATGGTGGCGCATGTTGCTCAGGCAAACTATTTCTTTGCGAGCCAGGTTAGTGGGCAGAAACCGGATGTGGATGTGAAGGCGATCGCTAATATGAAGGACAAGGATCAGATTGTGGCAGCGGTCCAAGGGTCCTTCGCTTTTGCCCATAAGGCGATGGCTACACTGACGACACAGAACGCCTTTGAGAGTGTAACGTTCAAACCCCTGGGGCCCGATGCAACACGGACGAGCGTCGCGGGTTTTCTGGTAGCTCATGGTTTCGATCACTACGGCCAACTGGCAGAGTATCTGCGTATGAACGGAATCATTCCGCCGGCGAGTGAGAAGAAGTAG
- a CDS encoding YifB family Mg chelatase-like AAA ATPase yields MLFKARSAAVYGIDAHLIDVEVDFSQIKLDKEQFSTVGLPDAAVRESRDRVRSAIKNSGFEIPPTKITINLAPADLKKEGSGFDLPIAIGILGAYGALTIRELDDFLLVGELGLDGTLRAVPGTLPIAVAARANGIKNVIVPASNAREAAVVEGVNVYPVKSLIEVRELLNSAANGPISVAPLAVKAGELLNEAQSFPSDFKDVRGQHVAKRALEVAAAGGHNILMIGPPGSGKTMLAKRLPSILAPLKFEEALETTKIHSVAGVLDGEQGLVAYRPFRSPHHTISDAGLIGGGMVPRPGEVSLAHNGLLFLDELPEFPRNVLEVLRQPLEDGTVTISRAAMSLSFPARFMLAAAMNPCPCGYFNDKRRECMCTPPMIQRYVSKVSGPLLDRIDIHIEVPAVEYKELRGGAAAEGSAEIRERVLAARRKQHERFGETAERTKGSSKAASRRVFANAQMSTQQIRMFCMLESDAERMLERAMQQQGLSARAHDRILKVARTIADLDAAESIGTKHIAEAIQYRTLDRSYWS; encoded by the coding sequence ATGCTTTTTAAGGCCCGTAGTGCTGCCGTTTATGGAATCGATGCCCACCTGATCGACGTTGAGGTCGATTTTTCTCAGATCAAGCTGGATAAAGAGCAGTTCAGCACGGTGGGTCTTCCCGATGCTGCAGTGCGTGAAAGCCGCGACCGTGTGCGATCGGCGATCAAGAACTCCGGGTTCGAGATCCCGCCGACCAAGATCACCATCAATCTTGCTCCTGCGGACCTGAAGAAGGAAGGATCGGGGTTCGATCTTCCGATTGCCATCGGCATTCTTGGAGCCTATGGCGCGTTGACGATCCGCGAATTGGACGACTTTCTTCTGGTGGGAGAGCTTGGACTCGACGGGACACTGCGAGCTGTTCCGGGTACGCTGCCGATTGCTGTTGCGGCGCGAGCGAATGGAATTAAGAACGTTATCGTTCCGGCAAGCAATGCTCGCGAAGCCGCAGTGGTCGAGGGCGTCAACGTGTATCCGGTGAAGAGCCTGATCGAGGTTCGCGAGTTGTTGAACTCTGCGGCGAACGGTCCGATTTCTGTGGCACCGCTGGCGGTGAAGGCGGGCGAACTGCTGAATGAGGCGCAGAGCTTTCCGTCTGACTTCAAAGACGTTCGCGGACAGCATGTCGCGAAGCGGGCCCTCGAAGTCGCTGCAGCGGGTGGACACAATATTCTGATGATTGGGCCTCCGGGTTCGGGCAAGACGATGCTGGCGAAGAGACTGCCATCGATTCTTGCTCCGCTGAAGTTTGAGGAGGCGCTGGAAACGACGAAGATCCATTCGGTTGCAGGCGTTCTCGATGGCGAGCAAGGTTTGGTGGCATACAGGCCGTTCCGTTCGCCGCACCATACGATCTCGGATGCGGGGTTGATCGGCGGAGGAATGGTTCCGCGGCCGGGTGAAGTCTCGCTGGCGCATAATGGCCTCCTATTTCTGGATGAGCTGCCGGAGTTTCCGCGCAATGTGCTGGAGGTTCTGCGGCAGCCGCTGGAGGATGGGACGGTGACGATCTCGCGGGCGGCGATGAGCCTGAGCTTTCCGGCGCGGTTCATGCTGGCTGCGGCGATGAATCCGTGTCCGTGCGGTTACTTCAATGACAAGCGGCGAGAGTGCATGTGTACGCCGCCGATGATCCAGCGGTATGTCTCGAAGGTTTCAGGGCCGTTGCTGGATCGGATCGACATCCATATTGAGGTTCCGGCGGTTGAGTACAAGGAACTTCGCGGAGGAGCAGCGGCTGAGGGTTCAGCCGAGATCCGTGAGCGTGTTCTGGCGGCTCGACGAAAGCAGCATGAACGGTTCGGCGAGACGGCGGAGCGGACCAAGGGATCGAGCAAGGCAGCTTCGCGGAGGGTCTTTGCCAATGCGCAGATGAGCACTCAACAGATCAGAATGTTCTGCATGTTGGAGTCAGACGCAGAACGAATGCTGGAGCGGGCCATGCAGCAGCAGGGATTGAGCGCCAGGGCACATGATCGGATCCTGAAAGTTGCCCGGACGATTGCAGACCTGGATGCCGCAGAGAGCATCGGGACGAAACATATCGCCGAGGCGATCCAGTATCGAACTCTGGATCGAAGTTACTGGAGCTGA
- a CDS encoding class I SAM-dependent methyltransferase, whose amino-acid sequence MKEKNVGRFSGKATAYARYRERYAPEVLLPRLRVWCELIPEWTVADVGAGTGMLSDVFLENGNRVLAIEPNEEMRQMCADLHGDDLRLEIVDGTAEATGLAASSVEMVVAGRALHWFDLDRAMVEFRRVLKPEGWFASIAFGRRESGREENEAFEHLLRMYTKDHASTRATYQAYRRLEDFLVRDYRHEEIVGSMELDWDGLYGMAMSISHSPRIDDPGYVQFEQSLRAYFNRYAVGGVVTWETRYWINVGRLSA is encoded by the coding sequence TTGAAGGAGAAGAATGTAGGTCGGTTTTCCGGGAAGGCTACGGCGTATGCTCGCTATCGCGAGAGATATGCTCCAGAGGTTCTGCTACCTCGACTTCGTGTATGGTGCGAGCTGATTCCAGAGTGGACAGTTGCAGATGTCGGAGCCGGCACGGGAATGCTGAGCGATGTCTTTCTCGAGAATGGCAATCGCGTCCTTGCGATCGAGCCGAACGAGGAAATGCGGCAGATGTGCGCCGATCTGCATGGCGACGATTTGCGTCTAGAGATCGTTGATGGAACGGCGGAGGCTACCGGCTTGGCTGCCTCCTCGGTGGAGATGGTGGTTGCTGGACGTGCTTTGCACTGGTTCGACCTGGACCGAGCGATGGTGGAGTTTCGTCGCGTTCTTAAGCCAGAGGGTTGGTTCGCGAGTATCGCCTTTGGCCGCAGGGAATCGGGGCGCGAAGAGAATGAGGCCTTTGAGCATCTTCTGCGGATGTATACAAAGGACCATGCCAGTACCCGAGCTACATATCAAGCCTATCGACGACTAGAGGATTTTCTAGTGCGCGACTATCGTCACGAGGAGATTGTGGGCTCCATGGAACTGGATTGGGACGGTCTGTATGGGATGGCAATGTCGATCTCTCACAGCCCACGGATTGATGATCCTGGATATGTTCAGTTTGAACAGAGCCTGAGGGCTTACTTCAACCGCTATGCGGTTGGTGGCGTCGTGACATGGGAGACTCGCTACTGGATCAACGTGGGTAGACTCTCTGCATAA
- a CDS encoding acetyl-CoA C-acetyltransferase: protein MNQAVLVSAVRTPVGKFQGALSELSAVELGAIAIREAIHRAKIDAAYVDECVMGCVLPAGLGQNPARQAALRGGLSDTVSAFTVNMVCGSGLRAVALGAQNIMTGDAEVVVAGGMESMSNAPYLLPGARKGMRMGDGTIIDSMIRDGLWCACDDQHMGMTAELVAEKYGISREQQDVFALESHRRAAAAWREGRFQAEVVPVTLAPKKKDGDPVVVRRDESIREDASLESLAALRPAFKKDGSVTAGNAPGVNDAAAAVVVMSSARAKTLGLTPMVRIRAQAVSGVEPRWVMMAPVTGVRRVLEKAGWHRDEVDLYELNEAFSVQALAVTQELGVPLEKVNVNGGAVAIGHPIGASGARVLVTLIHEMIRRDVKKGVAALCLGGGNSVALAVERD from the coding sequence ATGAATCAAGCAGTTCTTGTCTCCGCGGTTCGTACACCAGTCGGAAAATTTCAAGGAGCGCTGTCGGAGTTGTCCGCGGTGGAACTTGGCGCCATTGCGATTCGCGAGGCGATTCACAGAGCGAAGATTGATGCGGCGTATGTTGATGAATGCGTGATGGGCTGCGTACTTCCAGCGGGCCTGGGACAGAACCCGGCGAGGCAAGCTGCCTTGCGTGGAGGTCTTTCGGATACCGTCTCTGCGTTTACGGTAAACATGGTTTGTGGAAGCGGCTTGCGCGCGGTTGCCCTGGGAGCGCAGAACATTATGACGGGAGATGCGGAGGTGGTTGTAGCCGGTGGGATGGAATCCATGTCGAATGCGCCGTATCTTCTTCCGGGAGCGCGCAAGGGGATGCGGATGGGGGATGGAACCATTATTGATTCCATGATCCGTGACGGACTGTGGTGCGCCTGCGACGATCAGCACATGGGAATGACGGCAGAGCTGGTGGCGGAAAAATATGGCATTTCGCGTGAGCAGCAGGACGTGTTCGCGTTAGAGTCGCATCGCCGTGCTGCTGCCGCCTGGCGAGAGGGAAGGTTTCAAGCTGAGGTGGTTCCTGTCACGTTGGCTCCGAAGAAGAAGGATGGCGATCCGGTTGTCGTTCGCCGAGATGAAAGCATTCGGGAAGATGCATCTCTGGAGTCGCTGGCCGCTTTGCGGCCTGCATTCAAGAAGGATGGAAGTGTCACGGCAGGAAATGCTCCTGGAGTGAATGATGCGGCTGCGGCTGTGGTGGTGATGTCTTCTGCCAGGGCGAAGACGCTGGGACTTACGCCGATGGTAAGGATTCGCGCACAGGCGGTCAGCGGTGTCGAACCTCGATGGGTGATGATGGCTCCGGTGACGGGCGTACGCCGCGTGCTTGAGAAGGCAGGTTGGCATCGGGATGAGGTAGACCTCTACGAGCTGAATGAGGCCTTCAGCGTTCAGGCGTTGGCGGTCACACAGGAACTTGGCGTCCCACTCGAGAAGGTCAATGTGAATGGCGGCGCGGTGGCGATCGGACATCCTATCGGGGCAAGTGGCGCTCGTGTGCTCGTGACTCTGATCCACGAGATGATCCGGCGCGATGTAAAGAAGGGAGTTGCGGCGCTATGCCTGGGGGGAGGTAACTCGGTTGCGCTGGCGGTGGAGAGGGATTGA
- a CDS encoding citrate synthase, which yields MSTAVAPKGLEGIVATNSSICWIDGDAGVLSYRGIDIHELAQRSTFEETTYLLWFGKLPNKAELEDFKKKLAEARKVDPKIIDLLRTVPKTTTPMQVLRTAVSMLSMYDVDEADNSHDANVRKSYRLTSQIAMIVALFDRIRKGKEIVEADPSLSHAANFLWMLNGEKPSDTAVRTFDIALILHADHELNASTFAARVIAATLADIHSAITGAIGALKGPLHGGANEATMRLLYAIDKAGADPIEYVRQMFAEKKKISGFGHRVYHTEDPRATHLRRMSEELSKTSGNMKWFELSRKIEQFVKQEKKLNANVDFYSASTYTLLGIDIDLFTPIFAVSRISGWAAHVIEQHDDNRLIRPRAEYVGPAYPAPYSSIENR from the coding sequence ATGTCAACTGCTGTTGCCCCGAAAGGCCTCGAAGGCATTGTAGCCACCAATTCATCCATCTGCTGGATCGACGGCGATGCTGGGGTGCTTTCGTACCGCGGCATCGATATTCATGAGCTCGCCCAGCGCTCAACCTTTGAAGAAACCACCTACCTCCTGTGGTTTGGCAAATTACCCAACAAGGCCGAGCTCGAAGATTTCAAAAAGAAGCTGGCCGAGGCTCGTAAGGTCGACCCTAAGATCATCGATCTTCTTCGCACCGTTCCAAAGACCACAACTCCGATGCAGGTCCTGCGAACTGCTGTCTCCATGCTCAGCATGTACGACGTGGACGAAGCCGATAACTCCCACGATGCCAATGTGCGAAAGTCTTACCGGCTTACCTCACAGATCGCGATGATCGTTGCTCTCTTCGATCGCATCCGCAAAGGAAAGGAAATCGTCGAAGCCGATCCTTCCCTCTCGCACGCCGCAAATTTCCTCTGGATGCTCAACGGAGAGAAACCCTCCGATACCGCAGTTCGTACCTTCGACATCGCTCTGATCCTCCATGCCGACCACGAACTGAATGCCAGCACCTTTGCCGCCCGTGTCATCGCCGCGACGCTGGCTGATATTCATTCCGCCATTACCGGCGCCATCGGCGCGCTCAAGGGACCGCTTCATGGTGGAGCCAATGAAGCCACTATGCGCCTGCTCTATGCCATCGATAAGGCCGGAGCCGACCCCATCGAATACGTCCGCCAGATGTTTGCCGAAAAGAAGAAGATCTCCGGTTTCGGTCACCGCGTCTATCACACTGAAGATCCCCGTGCGACCCACCTTCGTCGCATGTCCGAAGAGCTGAGCAAGACCTCCGGCAACATGAAATGGTTTGAGCTTTCTCGCAAGATCGAGCAGTTCGTCAAGCAGGAAAAGAAACTGAACGCCAACGTCGATTTCTACTCCGCTTCGACCTATACCTTGCTCGGTATCGACATCGATCTCTTTACACCAATCTTTGCCGTCAGCCGTATCTCGGGGTGGGCTGCCCACGTCATCGAACAGCACGACGACAATCGTCTGATCCGGCCTCGCGCCGAGTATGTCGGGCCCGCTTATCCAGCGCCCTACTCATCGATCGAAAATCGCTAA
- a CDS encoding L-serine ammonia-lyase has translation MNTSLFELFKIGIGPSSSHTVGPMRAALRFVESLDHRGHLADIEHVIVDLYGSLALTGHGHGTDRAILLGLTGEAPDTVNPEVIDAEIEAIRSTGTLYLLDRDPIPFTEAEHLLFHRNQMYPDPEKPTHPNGMRFSAFDSQGYLLAQNVFYSIGGGFILSAEEFEAQQHAKTTTTRSVPYPFRSAAELLALAAKHNLAIADLLLANEVALLSDHSIRRPSPVEGAPIATPQDQIKASILSIWHTMQSCTARGLTTEGILPGGLNVRRRAPRLARRLETEGSKDPLAPMDWVTVYAMAVNEENAAGGRVVTAPTNGAAGVIPAIGHYYMRFIEKKSDGISEEKIAEEGIIRYFLTAAAIGILYKENASISGAEVGCQGEVGVACSMAAGGLAAALGGTNDQVEHAAEIAMEHNLGMTCDPIGGLVQIPCIERNGMGAVKAINATRMAMHETLGHKLSLDQVIATMYQTGLDMQSRYKETSLAGLALNIIEC, from the coding sequence GTGAATACCAGCCTCTTCGAGCTCTTCAAGATTGGCATCGGGCCCTCAAGCTCTCACACTGTAGGCCCCATGCGAGCCGCACTGCGGTTCGTGGAGTCTCTCGACCACAGAGGACATCTGGCAGATATAGAACATGTCATTGTCGATCTCTATGGCTCTCTCGCCCTCACCGGCCACGGGCACGGAACGGACCGCGCAATTCTTCTCGGGCTCACGGGCGAAGCCCCCGATACCGTTAATCCCGAGGTGATCGACGCCGAGATCGAAGCCATCCGTTCGACCGGAACCCTCTACCTGCTCGATCGCGACCCGATACCCTTCACCGAAGCCGAACACCTGCTCTTCCACCGCAACCAGATGTACCCCGATCCGGAGAAGCCGACTCATCCAAACGGTATGCGTTTCTCAGCCTTCGATTCTCAGGGCTATCTTCTCGCGCAAAATGTCTTCTACTCCATCGGAGGAGGCTTCATTCTCTCTGCTGAAGAGTTCGAAGCGCAGCAGCACGCAAAGACAACAACTACGCGTTCTGTTCCCTATCCGTTCCGTAGCGCTGCCGAACTGCTTGCGCTCGCAGCCAAGCACAATCTGGCCATCGCCGATCTTCTGCTCGCCAACGAAGTCGCTCTGCTCAGTGACCACTCCATCCGCCGTCCTTCACCAGTAGAGGGAGCACCCATAGCCACCCCGCAGGATCAGATCAAAGCCAGCATTCTCTCCATCTGGCACACCATGCAGTCCTGCACCGCCCGTGGACTCACCACAGAAGGAATCCTTCCCGGTGGTCTTAACGTCCGCCGTCGAGCACCACGACTGGCCCGCCGTCTCGAAACTGAAGGCTCAAAAGACCCACTCGCTCCGATGGATTGGGTGACCGTATACGCCATGGCCGTCAACGAGGAGAACGCCGCTGGAGGCCGGGTCGTCACCGCTCCCACCAACGGAGCCGCCGGAGTGATTCCTGCTATTGGGCACTACTACATGCGCTTTATCGAAAAAAAATCAGACGGAATCTCTGAAGAAAAAATAGCCGAAGAAGGAATCATTCGCTACTTCCTCACTGCCGCCGCCATCGGCATCCTCTACAAAGAGAACGCCAGCATCTCCGGAGCCGAGGTTGGGTGCCAGGGCGAAGTCGGCGTCGCCTGCTCGATGGCAGCAGGAGGACTCGCCGCCGCACTCGGTGGAACAAATGATCAAGTCGAGCACGCAGCTGAGATCGCGATGGAGCACAACCTCGGCATGACCTGCGACCCCATCGGCGGCCTCGTCCAGATTCCCTGCATCGAGCGCAACGGTATGGGGGCCGTAAAGGCAATCAATGCAACTCGCATGGCGATGCACGAGACACTCGGCCACAAGCTCTCGCTCGACCAGGTAATTGCAACCATGTACCAGACAGGACTCGACATGCAGTCACGTTACAAGGAGACCTCGTTGGCAGGACTCGCATTGAACATCATCGAGTGCTGA
- a CDS encoding NAD(P)/FAD-dependent oxidoreductase yields the protein MDHSDICIAGAGIIGLSLALELHHRGAKVTVLDQGEPLAEASTAAAGMLAANDPDNPPELLPLSELSRSLYPDYLARLFRLSGIIVPFQTNTTLQEIPAHASNRSHHLPLATREDLSLLLPQLAPGSRQFARLDENSLDPRELAQALLAAVRSTTIELISQTPVRFVRSNAGNVEVHTADRVLSPASVVDCTGAWGLTQFPPGHVRAIPRKGQMLAVTLPSSLPLNLVVRTPDIYIVPRTTGPMSGRAIIGATVEDAGFDKKVYPGEIARLRARATELLPDLAQAQEAETWAGLRPGSSDGLPLLGEVVKNHFVAAGHYRNGILLAPATAFVMAQLLLGESPQVDLASFSPRRKP from the coding sequence ATGGACCACTCAGACATCTGCATTGCCGGAGCAGGGATCATCGGCCTCTCGCTCGCGCTTGAACTTCACCACCGCGGCGCCAAGGTTACCGTTCTCGACCAGGGTGAACCTCTTGCCGAAGCCTCCACCGCTGCGGCTGGCATGCTCGCCGCAAATGATCCTGATAACCCTCCCGAGCTTCTGCCTTTGTCTGAGTTAAGCCGCTCTCTTTATCCCGACTACCTCGCTCGGTTATTTCGCCTCTCCGGCATCATCGTCCCTTTTCAGACAAATACGACCCTGCAAGAGATTCCTGCTCATGCATCAAATAGGAGTCACCACCTTCCTCTCGCAACCCGCGAAGACCTCTCCTTGCTACTGCCGCAACTGGCCCCGGGATCACGTCAATTCGCCCGCCTCGACGAGAACAGCCTCGACCCACGAGAGCTGGCGCAAGCTCTGCTGGCAGCCGTCCGTTCCACAACCATTGAACTGATCTCTCAGACACCCGTCCGTTTTGTTCGCTCCAATGCAGGAAATGTCGAGGTCCACACCGCAGATCGAGTTCTTTCTCCCGCCTCCGTGGTCGACTGCACCGGCGCATGGGGACTAACCCAGTTCCCTCCCGGACATGTGCGCGCAATCCCTCGAAAAGGACAGATGCTCGCCGTCACGCTTCCATCCTCCCTGCCGCTTAACCTGGTCGTTCGAACACCCGATATCTATATTGTTCCCCGAACCACAGGCCCCATGTCCGGAAGGGCCATCATCGGAGCTACCGTCGAGGACGCCGGCTTCGACAAAAAAGTCTATCCTGGCGAGATCGCCAGACTTCGCGCCCGCGCCACCGAACTCCTCCCTGATCTCGCCCAGGCTCAGGAAGCAGAGACTTGGGCTGGGCTTCGTCCCGGAAGCAGCGACGGGCTTCCCCTTTTAGGTGAGGTCGTAAAAAACCATTTTGTAGCCGCAGGACATTATCGCAACGGCATCCTTCTGGCTCCCGCAACCGCATTCGTTATGGCGCAACTCCTTTTGGGAGAATCCCCTCAGGTCGACCTCGCCTCGTTCTCTCCTCGACGGAAACCATAG